The sequence TTTCAAGAACTTTCTCAGTTTTTTGCAGAAAATTCCATAGCTGTTATTGAACAAGATGGAAACTCTCAAGGAACCTTAGAGTCTTTTGCTATAAACACCAATGGACAGATTATAGGATCTTTCACAAACGGCTTAACAGCCCCATTAGGACAAGTAGCTCTAGCCACTTTTAACAACCCTGAAGGTTTATCAGCTATAGGTAACTCTATGTACGTTATGAGCTCAAACAGTGGACTTCCGCAAATAGGTGTCTCTGGTGTTGGAGGAAGAGGAAGTATTAATCCAGGGGCTTTAGAAATGTCGAATGTAGATTTGGCAGAAGAGTTCACCAACATGATCATTGCTCAAAGAGGATTTCAAGCAAATTCAAGAAGTATAACCACGGCAGATGCGATCCTTAACGAGCTTGTAAACATCAAGAGATAATTATTTTTGCCGAACTGTGCAAAATGGTTTGTTTGCAATGCTTTAGATATGTTTTCCAAAATTTTGTTTGCTACGCATTTTGCAGTCTTATGCAAAAAGGTTTTTTAATAAAGTATGATTTTGAATTTGGGGATCTTAAGGGGTTTACCCCTTAACGTTTGGGCGAAGGGGCGGTAAAGCAAGTTTTAGGATTTCTAAAGTGAATAATATTTGGAGGTTAAGATGATTAAACTCACAAAATTAAACGATGAAGAATTTTATATAAACCCTTATCAAATTGAAAAAATAGAGTGTCACCCTGATACGACAATAACAATGATGAACGGACATGTTTACGTCGTTAAAGAAAGTATTGAAGAAGTTAATAAAAAAGTGGTAGAATTAAATAAAGAGATTTTTGGCAAATAAAGTAAGCATTATAAATTTTGTGCAACCTTTTTATGAGTGAAATAGTGTAAAGCAAGAGGTGGGATAGTTGTGGATATATCAACAATAATCGGATTATCTTTAGCAATAGTTGCAATAGTAGTGGGTACAGGAAGTGAATTTACAACTTTAATAGATATTCCTTCTTTTTTTATAACCGTGTTGGGATCTATTGGTGCAACTTTCATTGCTCATCCAAGTTCAAGGTCTTTTAAAATGTTTAATATTATCATTGAATCTTTTAAAAATCCTAAGATAGACAACCTTGAAACCTTAAGAACCTTGTACTCGTTTTCTGAAAAAGCAAGACGTGACGGAATGATATCTTTAGAAGAAGATTTAGCAAGTGTTCAAAGTGAATTTTTAAGAGACGGTTTGAGAGCCGCCGTTGATGGTACGGATCCAGAAGAAATAAAAAAGATATTAGAAGTGAAAATGGACATGTACCAAGAAACTGAAGAAGATAAGATCTCAGTTTTGGACACCTGGGGAGCCATGGCTCCGGCCTTTGGTATGATAGGAACTTTGATAGGATTAGTTTTATTGTTAGATACTCTCAGTGATCCGACAACTATTGGCCCAAGGATGTCTCTTGCTCTTATTACAACGTTATACGGTGCTCTTATTGCAAATACCATCGCTCTACCACCTGCTGAAAAACTAAAAAAAAGGGTGGATAAAAATATCAATCAAATGCGAATGATGTTGGAAGGTATACTATCGATAGTACAAGGAGAAAATCCACATTTGATGGAAGAAAAACTTAAGGCATTTCTCAGTGAAGAAGAAAGAAGTACCTATGAGGCAGAAAAAGGTGAAGCTGTTTTGTAATTTAGAGGTGATATTTTATGCCCAGAAAGAAAAGAGAGAAAAAAGGTGAAGCCAAATGGATGACAACTTTCAGCGATATGACTACTTTGTTGTTGACAATGTTTATCGCTTTGTTTTCTATGGCAACTATATCACCTGGAAAATTTCAACAGGCGGTTGTTAGTTTACAAAGTATATTTGAAGGCCAACCAATTGGGATACTAGTAGGTGGAAGAAGTATTTCCGAAGAACCGTTGATTACTTCTAATCCTGGAATTAGGCAAGAATTATTAAAAATTATAGAAGACGAAAGATATAAGGGAAAAATTACTATTGAGGACACAGATAAAGGGACGATAATATCTATGAAAGACTTT is a genomic window of Petrotoga sibirica DSM 13575 containing:
- a CDS encoding flagellar FlbD family protein, translating into MIKLTKLNDEEFYINPYQIEKIECHPDTTITMMNGHVYVVKESIEEVNKKVVELNKEIFGK
- a CDS encoding motility protein A, whose amino-acid sequence is MDISTIIGLSLAIVAIVVGTGSEFTTLIDIPSFFITVLGSIGATFIAHPSSRSFKMFNIIIESFKNPKIDNLETLRTLYSFSEKARRDGMISLEEDLASVQSEFLRDGLRAAVDGTDPEEIKKILEVKMDMYQETEEDKISVLDTWGAMAPAFGMIGTLIGLVLLLDTLSDPTTIGPRMSLALITTLYGALIANTIALPPAEKLKKRVDKNINQMRMMLEGILSIVQGENPHLMEEKLKAFLSEEERSTYEAEKGEAVL